Genomic segment of Biomphalaria glabrata unplaced genomic scaffold, xgBioGlab47.1 scaffold_136, whole genome shotgun sequence:
aaattgcttcttgtacactgaccaggacacggaaccatcaaatacgggGGGCTTCATTTTTCCGGAGCTTTCATGCACAAATGACGTCATACTTGTTTCCGGTGCATTAGTGTTCTTACAGTGAACTTGCGTTTTCATTTCTTCGATTGCCTTCtccactgcgtcgaccctctgATTCATCTGTTCGTCAATGgtggtgattctctcctccacagcatgtaAGCGTTGGTTCATAGCCAATAACTCGGTTTTGATTCCCGAGGCCATGACATCTATCTTGGCGTCTACCTTGGTGTCCATGGCATCTATCTTTGAATTGGTGTTTCCTAGCATAGAGCTCAAGAGCTCTTCTATATCTGGTTCGACTTTAAAAAGATACGTGTCCGGATCTGCTTCATCCTCCACCAGGTCCTCccgaaggcgtgcttgtaaTGTTTCCTTATTTCCACTTGTCTTCAGCCCTCGATCACGTAGCTCTCGCTTCAGTTCATTCACAAGGAGTTGGTCGAGCGTTTTCATAGGAGCCATGAAGAAaaggatcccacttctgacaccagtgttgcgaatctcgctatccaggctctctgcaaactgcaccagacaccaccaacttaaagaacttgacaactctgggcttcaaaataacgtaatagtaatagtttaatgtcaacaaataacagccaatactgtacaattggcagcacgtaacacaagactgtacaaatatctctccgtcgtatcaactcttgcactggtctctctctgtctcgcctcggacttgtactgagccgttgtaacgaactgtagatcgggaagttgtgactcactcgtctctgataccttcgctctttatatagggtccctactggccttctagaaacggacagaacgtcgctcgaccattctgggtgtcagatgactacaaccctcgtgacgctcctgagctctgttcacggcgtcgatccttcccgaaccatcatgttgatactcgtctcggacgatcgtcgtaactcgtcacggttgaacgctcgtctagcgctggcctggggcgatttgcgtcggctgaccaCACAcccaccactacccccatctgtgcctccaccaggtttataacaatactatAAGTTTATgtgtgcctgatagagaaaaacattctgcacaaaaatacgggtagttgggatataacccgatagaggctataaaaataaaagacctgaaacttgcgcttgaaactacacatttacagtactttatttgatgactattttacccaagatctgtgttgttttttttaggactagcttatttcaagtacccggcattttccgatacacaatttcatacacaaaataattgttgaaaaaaattgtattgactttaaactttaaatgattacttaaaaaggtgttactctaatcaattttgaatattagtttgttatgaatgtcactgtttattttgtgtctgttctagtttcttaaatttttcttgagtaaaggggtcgttttttctcctaatgggtatacctgatttctccaagcagcctttgtaaaatattggtcctaaataatgctatgtttataaacgaaaaatcgtaTGGccgcattatgatgaatgtacgtgttagttcaatatattttatattactaggtaactataaataactgcATAAATAGAcctaagtttcatttttttaaaatgttagacaaagtcatatggcaaattttttttctaaaaaggaataataatagaattatacagtaaaaataatcaataatttttatttttaatagttttgaaagtctaactgataagattacaaagagagtttgtgtttttgcagatgtacacaagctacactatcaGTCattccatctcttctaattgtttagcaATGAGTGTacaaatgtaggcttcgatatttttagcctgaatttaagaagttacaatcttcaaacaactaatatattgcctcttccataaaactttgtatttaaaaaaataaatttatccaatgctcgagatcctgcttgtatacttaggccctatatgaatcgatccggtatcaatgtattaaggaGCAATaagacctcaaaaaaaaaaaaaaattaaatgaaagaagattaaaaattaaatgaaagaagattgagatatacaaatatttttgtgacagtacgcaccggtacgggggtaccggcaccttttttcaatgtcgggaaaaattattacttttcttgtatttcaacgttaattgttaatttattagtagttgaaagttaggcaatctatcactaaGTACATCatctgttattattttttaaaaaatcactttatatatgtatactttgtataggcctacagcttactttcagccgacatgccgtattattaacaaCAGCTATATGTGAAAGTCTCAATCatttagagtcttagacagtaattattttagactagatttaagtagagtctagacctagatatagtaggcctattactataaaaaaataaaaataatgtcatTAGACATATCAttagcaattttattattaggtctaggcattgaaaagtaaatctattaataaactataattgatctaagtctaagtattaACTTTCtaaataagtagaagtattataatgaatattgtatagatctagattgactacattatagatagatctatagataggcctagatctctAGTGTaatagattaagtatagagtatagtaaatgtattacagtattattagatctatgccctatgtctatatctaataattaataaacataaGTCTTTagtaatatctagactttattctaataaaaactgactatatgCATAGCATaagctagactcggcaatctagtctcaagatagaatctatactattactagatctattcgatttatatatatatagatctagtcatctagactagaattagattataaatctaaatatactaatggagagatgatatgcggtgttagctaatatagcgttgcacaagaaacgaacctgggtttttctaaactctaatacttggtatgtaatagtaaaacagcacctacctaaataaatcgtaactagaaataaaaaacctatatttattgtaatatatataggaaaggcccatcagcgaaatggcatataaagcgaacacctccccgtaATTTCTATCCattgttatttatttcaaaagtaactgcagaactaataaaatggtattacaaagactccatttttctacattttccatctattcactttcgttttccctcataaaataaagcatagctgaaggtcaaagttgacatgcatggaaatttcattctcaaaacgtttccggataaacgagaataggtccgaacttaagacgattttaaagcaccaatggacatcggccgaaaaaaaatcgcctattatgcttctaaatagatgaggaaatagttagctagaatagctaaggctattcattccgttgaaaaaaaaatattatggggtgttcgctcaaaatgaccttttaactgaaaacctattcagcgaaacccctattataagcttaaaaagccattaataataatttagttactgatttaatctgtttttctttttgtcttacctattgttattgtttgtaaagtgaaatattaaaataataggcctatttttaaccttaacccaatgtcttcgatttcgaagattaaggaggagtgcagtaGCCTACATGTTTCACATGTCTACCcccagttgcgaccagcatattttcccgcattttctttccgtctaaaatgtttgactcgcagctctccaacagtctctcagaggtcatatgctggcagttactttcctctatgccagtgagggaaACGACGCATCATttgatcttaacagcgcttagGGCTATACGGTttatacgggggggggggacctctgtttttccgtcctcctttttttttaactggctggttaacctcttgttactaattaatgatattaatatgtgtataaatgtttaaaagatcagaattcattttcactgggttcccccaccattctgagattaggatttcaggagatttccaagagttttccaggagaaaatattcgatttcaggagcggaaaaaaaacgctaactatatatttagtaataaatataagaattaccatataatatacatgtataaaattacaagatctctcctgagcatttcgtctccatgcccgaaacccAAGTTGTTGAAGATCTACCTcccatacatcatcaatccatcgcattagggatctgcctttgggtcaatcagcgcgcgtgtgtgtggggggggggaggtcgagTTGATGTTGATTAAtttaagtgcactgaacatgtgttcttaaaaaaatagtcgcagtaacgagagtttatgaaatgaaGAGTAAAACGACGTGGACTAGCCTATAGGGAGGAGGCGaaatagaattttgtagtttctttctttcactaaaagaaaaatatttgatcgcaagtttcgtaggctatatagacagcagttccaagcagagaaaggagatgtggagcacgagaaaagtgaaaacaaatttaggcctaatgtcacaaggaggacaatagttataatgcttcatggaagaagttagatgatagaactaattgaagcataatttcctatattttaacatgctatttcgctattttttacggcctttcgctcattatgactcccgcgaaaattgcgttcgctgattaggtccgacccctaccgcaagttgacttgaattataaatttaatagctgatatggaaaaaagattcaaatttagttttatcgcccaatagctgaggagtccgcagatgttttcattttttaaataactttaaccATTTcggagttataaattctaaactaaaaactggcacaaaagcgttcgccattggtcctttcccatatatgtctgtggttgtatattatatagccttcgtaacttcttctatataGAAATGACTTTTACtgaaaaattgggctattcgcgtctgacacatatataatttgtatgctcagcaacaaagcccattgatttcattgttatttgaatttgaaaagggtctagattagatctatctataattaaTTTTACATAAATGCACTAGCAAATATATTCACTATTTGATATAGGTTTATTAGGTCTACTAGTAACTGGATCTATGCTTAGATCTAATACAAGAAGGAAAGGAAATTAGTTTctcagtagaaaaaaaaagtttatcattAGCCTATGTGTTTTTAGTTAGCCCTGGTGAATAATCACACTTATTTATATACTGTAGAACTTCGTTGAGTAGCTTGCAATAAATTTACTACAATATGTGCATTCAAGatttgctcgcttaagagtataggataaatGAGTATTAGATCTAAGTTTaagtcaaaataataatttaatggaAACTTTTCATAAAACGTTATAATTTTGATCTACTTACCACATGAAATCAATTTATATACATAGAAACTAAACTGTATTACAAGCCTATAAATGTACTATGTAGGTCTCATTCAGTTGGTAATGATACATTTAACTCACTCACCATTTTTATGTtaatctttgaaaaaataaaaagttgtttaaGAGCCAGATTCATTGAAAGACTAAATGAGATAGAACGAGGCTGCAGTTGTTATTCCATTCTGTTCCGTTTTTACATAGGGCTTTGGTTTATTAATGCTTTTACATTGAGAATTTTGAAACGGAAGTTTTAGAttcttgggaaaaaaaaattcttggaAACTCGAAACAGTAACTGAACTAGATATGAAAACTAGGATAATTCTTTATTCTGTTGTCCTGATTAGTATattctaaaattagattttcgTTGCTAAATTAAAACAGAACTTGGCCTCACAGTGACTGTAGGCTCAACTGGCTCGCCGAAAACAAGTGGGGGCTACAGTAAGCCAACAAATGTTTATGGTAGCTCTACATTTAAACTCTGGACTGCTTCATTCTAATGTAGTTTATTCATTTTAGAAAATATACAcgaaagagagaaggaggggaacaaatcaacgggcatAACCGGTGTGTTAATTTAGTGTTTaattatttgtgtttattttttattcattgtatTTAGCTTTGTGAAATTAACAAGCACtatcctaatttttttttacataaaaaacaatacCCTAATCTTTTTTAGTAACAAACATAGGCCTAATTCTAATTTCTGGATATTCGACTTAAGATCTGGTTATAAAATGCTGTATATTTATTAAacagaaaatacaaaataagtctgtaggcctacattatatCATACGACGGTTTCAGAAGCTGAACACCAAATCACCTGTCGCGTGAAGATACCTCCCCGcccttgttacaaagcttatatcaactcaacctgtttgtcttttttttttgaacaccTTATTtacttccacttcccagtctgggatcaagttgaaactttgcacagttatttcttGTCCAAGAgaacacatgaatcaatgaaactATTACGTGCATTGTTGTTTCCTCTAcgacaggcatgtcaaactggGTGTTCGGGGGCCGACCACCTTGCCTGCGGCCCCCTTGGCcacctaaaaaattataaaaataatgttaaactattacgctggaaaacaagagatgacaagctacttgaattgaaaaatagtatttgttaaactgaacaacgagggtgagtctgcagtgaaagcaagctacattttgtcaaacttcaTTGTAAGCCATTGCAAATCATTTaataaatgtgattttatgaaaGAGTGTGTCGTTAGGACCGAAGTAATTTATCCAGAAAAagtgaaagcattcaaagaaatagcgttaactagtgacactgtggcagatagaataaatgacatgtcagtcaggttgcgtgaacaattaaagaacaaaatagctgattttgaattattttcattggctcttGATGggtcaactgatgtaacgggtgtagcacagttggttaTATTCATAAGGACCTGTGACAGGAATGTAGACATACACGAGGAACTATTTGAGAtctgttctatgcataacaccacaacaagcgaggatgtttttgagaaatgacAGGAGGTGATAATGCAGTACAATTTATCTTTGATAAAGCTATCTAGTGATTCTAGTCTAACAAGGTATGGTGCACcaaccatgaaatgaaatggttttgaagCAAAgttacttgcaaaaataagagaggctgatgataattttaaattttctcattttcagtgcatcattcaccaagaaacattctgcgcACAGCAATTACAATttcaacatgtcataagaccgtTTTCAGTCGCGtctcaattttattcgtgccAGTGGTTTTAATGctcgccattttttttttgtttctggatgacattggacatgaatttgattgtgttcctTACAACACAGAAGTCCGCTGGCTCTCATGacatataatattgaagagattgTTTGCACTGCGTGAGGAAATCGTATTGcttctgaacatgaaagttgAACCTGTTAAACATTTCCATACTGACTAATGGGTTCGGGATTTGGCATTAGCAGTTGATcccactggtcacctgcaagacttgagtttgaaacttcaaagtaaagacaaaattgtcacaactgcgtggGATCATGTcaagtgctttcaagcaaaattacgactgtggataaagCAAATATGAAGtaaaaatcttgttcacttctcaacgtgtcaggaactaacgtgtcaggaactaaaaagattaaatacggttGCGACATTTGGTGAATGTCTTACACCTagaatcgttagtagatgctttcaatgactGTTTTGGTGACTTCGTTACATAAGAGCAAGAAGTTTCGTGTTTTGTATCTCCATTCTCATTtgattctgaaaatgctgctggaaatgtgcaactagagctgatagaatagcagtcagATTCTTAGTTGAAATCGAATTACATTGAAATGGCTGTGCCAAAATTGTACAGCTATTTACACTGAACGGTAtgttgaattgcggaaatttgcagccagaattctagctatgtTTGCATGCACTGGTCTTTATGAgtagttcttttccataataaaagctacaaaaatacctcaccgttcgagattatctgatcaaaagttttcatctgtgatgaaagcgtcagtggcaaacaaatttcaacctgacattaataaaatggtatcccagaaaagatgtcaagcattaggacaatgaaaataatgtgtaatcaagtattttttaattagccaatagtactacaaatttaactaagggacaggtatgccattaattGTTGTATtctattgcattatttctaatttacataaaactagtaggctgttttgcaactgatttttttggctgcggcccctcaAATCATAGTAAGTTTGTTATGTGGCCCATATGTTTTtttgagtttgacatgcctgctctGCGATCTCGTTGTTTGTTATCCAATGAAGtggtttagatttaaaaaaaaacaaaacaatgaatctGCTGAAAGATGCAAGTGTTTATTTGATGTTGGCATTACTTTCAAAGCAGTGACTTTCTCTACACTCCTTCTGACCTTAGCAAGTATCACAATGTATTTGTCATTTATTATATCAATTGTATTACTAAGTTTTTAAAGAATTGGATTATCTCTTGGAGTATATATACAAAGTATTTTAGATAGGGTGCAAAAATTCTCAAAAGTAACTTGAACCTTAGATTTTAAATGCGCATACTTTTAATGTGTTATTGCTAGTCTTgtctgagagagagaaagagagagaggaagagaaagctAATTAGATCTGAATTTTCTTTCAGGTTGATTTTAAACATTGAAAAGTGCAGCGTGTGGTGCAAGATGGAAGACACCAATCCGTCTCGAGACTCTTCCGACAGTGACGAATCAGAAGGTGATGGTGGGGCTACTGCTTCCGCAATAGTGAACTCAAACAGCACAGTATACTGTTTGGTCTCCAACTTAGTCAACAGCACAAACCTGTTCGAGAACCCGTACGGCAGGGAAGAAGATGACGACACGCACACCCTAAGTGACGTTCTGAATGTTGAGCCGAATGATAGCACTTATGTTGATATCAGTGACTCAGTTTCCAACGCTATCAGCGCAATTCCAGGTTTTCATGAccatgtcaatgaaaacaattCAAACGTACTCGTAGAAGGTGATTTGCAAATCCGCGAGGAACTTGTGAGTTATTATTTGCATTAAAAGTTTTTATACAGGTATGATTTACACGTTCTCGAGAATTACTGCCCTTTACTAGCAATTAATAAATGACATTATTTCTTCttgtaataattataaaaaactaAGTTAACaataatgtgatttttttttaaaaaagataattcttcctttttatttttctcttaataactaattgctaacaaatgttacatttagaaagatggaacatttttttttacccgccctaccccccccccttttttttttcctccgaGAAAGAATCCTTGTTAAGCAattgtataaatatagatctacaaaaatTCATAATGCCGGGTATTCTAATCATAGGCATTTAGATATTGACTTAGATTACGGTGTGCAAAAGGCTCAAGAACATTAATTTATCGAATTCTGGAGTGGATAGGGCATAAATGCGATAATTcaaga
This window contains:
- the LOC129924094 gene encoding uncharacterized protein LOC129924094, translated to MAPMKTLDQLLVNELKRELRDRGLKTSGNKETLQARLREDLVEDEADPDTYLFKVEPDIEELLSSMLGNTNSKIDAMDTKVDAKIDVMASGIKTELLAMNQRLHAVEERITTIDEQMNQRVDAVEKAIEEMKTQVHCKNTNAPETSMTSFVHESSGKMKPPVFDGSVSWSVYKKQFDAAVNKWNSEEEKATALVLSLRGKASELLQSLPNQQDFAALVQAMELRYGDEHLQEVYRVQLKTRQQRPMKHYRS